A part of Miscanthus floridulus cultivar M001 chromosome 6, ASM1932011v1, whole genome shotgun sequence genomic DNA contains:
- the LOC136457026 gene encoding LOW QUALITY PROTEIN: alpha-glucosidase 2-like (The sequence of the model RefSeq protein was modified relative to this genomic sequence to represent the inferred CDS: deleted 3 bases in 3 codons), translating into MTGGSSSTRRPTAAARSRGRPSEASEPNARRAAAAAARRRGRGDHGPLRLMDVRPRTLALFVIASFALVSVAFVVYTGGWWEEAEGEGAATLRKVMRSVTPLSAPRMMDLPQFQSNHKESLYWGTYRPNVYLGIRARTPLSLIAGLMWIGLKNGQYFLRHVCQDSDELSTFGWTAHNGRDYGRQVLVDHGLFLTTSFLKEKGESSGYGGDWAVRLDANSERSDLSDAQESTTHLFFYVADETGNQITMGSYEPSSRGPVLLASGSHEEIGNWELYLRSEDNLEIHRAGFKSMSMHNLSDLVQQAVATNAMQTGNLNLPDSTEDSSNIMVYQVSIKTPAQIDIVFLSGSSSKSPVIEERISKLTGPMLSTRLETKQKEFEEKYDRIFNVNNKIDSRELSVGRAALSSLLGGVGYFYGQSKIALPKGFTQKNGDKYIPYWPAALYTAVPSRSFFPRGFLWDEGFHQLVIWRWDVHISMDIIGHWLDLLNSDGWIPREQILGAEALSKVPEEFVLQYPSNGNPPTLFLAIRDLASGIHAHQFSDEEAEKISSFLERAYIRLNSWFQWFNSTQSGKYEGTFYWHGRDNITTRELNPKTLTSGLDDYPRASHPNDEERHVDLRCWMLLAANCIRSIAEFLKMDGALEKDYYKISNQLSDFGTLNKLHLDDKIGAYFDYGNHTEKVRLRWFDVKDKDTMRREFLRETLQPPQLQLVPHVGYVSLFPFMMGTIPPESWVLEKQLDLISNTSILWTDYGLRSLSRKSSIYMKRNTEHDPPYWRGAIWINMNYMVLSALHHYAHEDGPYSGRAGELYDKLRSNLIRNIVQNYDETGFFWENYDQKNKGKGKGARSFTGWTSLIVLIIAESYPTLHR; encoded by the exons ATgaccggcggcagcagcagcacccgGCGTCCGACCGCCGCTGCCAGGAGCCGCGGGAGGCCCTCTGAGGCCTCGGAGCCGAACGCACGCCGAGCCGCGGCCGCAGCGGCGCGGCGCCGTGGCCGCGGCGACCATGGGCCCCTGCGCCTCATGGACGTGAGGCCCCGAACCCTCGCGCTCTTCGTGATTGCTTCCTTCGCCCTCGTGTCGGTCGCCTTCGTGGTGTATACTGGTGGGTGGTGGGAGGAGGCGGAAGGCGAGGGCGCGGCGACGCTGCGAAAGGTCATGCGCTCCGTAACGCCGCTGTCAGCGCCCAGGATGATGGATCTGCCTCAG TTTCAAAGTAACCACAAGGAAAGTTTGTATTGGGGCACTTATAGACCAAATGTGTACCTTGGAATTCGTGCAAG AACCCCCCTGTCTCTAATTGCTGGATTGATGTGGATTGGCTTGAAAAATGGACAATACTTTCTTCGTCATGTTTGCCAAGATTCTGATGAGCTGAGCACATTTGGGTGGACAGCTCACAATGGTAGGGATTATGGACGTCAAGTGCTGGTTGATCATGGCCTATTCTTGACTACTAGTTTTCTGAAAGAGAAAGGAGAGAGCAGTGGTTATGGTGGAGACTGGGCAGTTCGATTGGACGCTAACAGCGAGAG GTCAGACTTAAGTGATGCTCAAGAAAGCACCACACATCTTTTTTTCTACGTTGCTGATGAAACTGGAAATCAGATCACTATGGGTTCATATGAACCTTCATCAAGAGGCCCTGTTCTTTTGGCATCTGGGTCGCATGAGGAGATTGGTAATTGGGAATTGTACTTGAGATCTGAG GACAATTTGGAAATTCACAGAGCTGGATTCAAATCAATGAGTATGCATAATCTGAGTGACCTAGTACAACAAGCTGTTGCGACTAAT GCAATGCAAACTGGAAACCTTAATCTACCAGACAGTACTGAGGATTCTTCAAATATAATGGTCTATCAG GTTTCCATAAAGACTCCTGCTCAAATA GACATAGTATTCTTGTCAGGGTCTTCCTCAAAGTCTCCAGTGATTGAAGAGCGGATTAGCAAGCTAACAG GTCCCATGCTGAGTACCCGTCTTGAAACAAAACAAAAGGAATTTGAAGAGAAATATGATCGAATCTTCAATGTAAATAATAAG ATTGATTCCAGAGAATTATCTGTTGGTAGAGCTGCCTTGTCAAGTCTTCTTGGCGGTGTTGGCTACTTCTATGGGCAGTCCAAAATTGCACTTCCGAAAGGTTTTACA CAAAAAAATGGGGATAAATATATTCCATATTGGCCCGCTGCGTTATATACAGCTGTGCCCAGCCGCTCATTCTTTCCAAGGGGATTTCTGTGGGATGAGGGCTTCCATCAATTAGTCATTTG GCGTTGGGATGTGCATATATCTATGGATATCATTGGACATTGGTTA GATCTGCTTAATTCAGATGGATGGATTCCTAGGGAGCAAATCTTAGGAGCTGAAGCTTTAAG TAAAGTTCCTGAGGAGTTTGTTCTGCAGTACCCTTCCAATGGGAACCCTCCAACTTTATTTCTTGCGATACGTG ATTTGGCAAGTGGAATACATGCACATCAGTTTTCAGATGAGGAAGCTGAAAAGATTTCCAGTTTTCTTGAAAGGGCTTATATACGGCTAAATTCTTGGTTTCAGTGGTTCAACAGTACACAATCAG GTAAATATGAAGGCACCTTCTATTGGCATGGAAGAGACAACATAACAACAAGGGAGTTGAACCCAAAG ACTCTGACATCTGGATTGGATGACTATCCTCGTGCATCTCACCCTAATGATGAAGAACGGCATGTTGACCTTCGTTGTTGGATGCTTCTAGCTGCAAATTGCATCCGTTCCATTGCAGAGTTTCTTAAAATGGATGGTGCTCTTGAGAAG GATTACTATAAGATATCAAATCAACTTTCTGATTTCGGAACACTTAACAAG TTGCACTTGGATGACAAAATTGGTGCTTATTTTGATTATGGTAACCATACTGAAAAG GTTCGATTGAGATGGTTTGATGTGAAAGACAAGGATACTATGAGACGAGAGTTCTTGCGGGAAACATTACAACCCCCTCAGCTGCAGTTAGTACCCCATGTTGGCTATGTCAGCCTCTTCCCATTCATGATGGGGACTATTCCACCT GAATCGTGGGTTCTTGAGAAGCAGCTCGATCTGATATCTAATACCTCTATACTGTGGACAGATTATGGCCTTCGATCACTTTCTAGAAAAAG TTCAATATATATGAAGCGTAACACAGAGCATGACCCGCCTTATTGGAGAGGTGCCATTTGGATAAACATGAACTACATGGTACTTTCCGCACTACATCATTATGCACATG AGGATGGTCCATATAGCGGCAGGGCAGGGGAATTGTATGACAAGCTAAGATCAAATCTTATCCG GAATATCGTGCAGAATTACGATGAAACGGGGTTCTTCTGGGAAAACTATGACCAGAAGAACAAAGGAAAGGGAAAGGGTGCACGGTCATTTACTGGATGGACTTCACTTATTGTTCTGATCATA GCAGAGTCCTACCCAACATTGCATAGGTGA
- the LOC136457027 gene encoding probable arabinosyltransferase ARAD1 has protein sequence MGAPSSRALALGAAFLLLLVALPSAFLYLTSSAAPAATRATLLNLKPFSARCAPAAAAAAAPLRVFMYDLPARFHVAMMGADAAAAGAGFPAWPPSAGGIRRQHSVEYWMMASLQDGAAGPEEGGREAVRVRDPDAADAFFVPFFSSLSFNVHGRNMTDPDTEADRLLQVEIVDILWKSKHWQRSAGRDHVIPMHHPNAFRFLRAMVNASILIVSDFGRYTKELASLRKDVVAPYVHVVDSFLDDDPPDPFEARHTLLFFRGRTVRKDEGKIRAKLGKILKGKEGVRFENSIATGDGIKISTEGMRSSKFCLHPAGDTPSSCRLFDAIVSHCVPVIVSSRIELPFEDEIDYSEFSLFFSVEEALRPDYLLNQLRQIPKKKWVDMWLKLKNVSHHYEFQYPPRKGDAVNMIWRQVRHKIPAVNLAIHRNRRLKIPDWWG, from the exons ATGGGGGCGCCGAGCAGCCGCGCTCTGGCGCTGGGCGCGGCGTTCCTGCTGCTCCTCGTCGCGCTGCCCTCCGCCTTCCTCTACCTCACCTCCTCCGCGGCGCCCGCGGCCACCCGCGCCACCCTCCTCAACCTCAAGCCCTTCTCCGCCAGgtgcgcgcccgccgccgccgccgccgccgcgccgctccgCGTCTTCATGTACGACCTGCCCGCGCGCTTCCACGTCGCCATGATGGgggccgacgccgccgccgcaggcGCGGGGTTCCCCGCGTGGCCGCCGTCCGCGGGCGGGATCAGGCGCCAGCATAGCGTGGAGTACTGGATGATGGCGTCGCTCCAGGACGGGGCCGCGGGACCGGAGGAGGGGGGAAGGGAGGCCGTCAGGGTGCGGGATCCTGACGCCGCCGACGCCTTCTTCGTGCCCTTCTTCTCCTCGCTCAGCTTCAACGTGCACGGCCGCAACATGACCGAccccgacaccgaggccgacCGCCTCCTGCAG GTTGAAATTGTGGACATTCTATGGAAGTCTAAACATTGGCAACGGTCTGCGGGCCGTGACCATGTCATTCCTATGCATCACCCTAATGCTTTCAGATTCCTGCGAGCAATGGTGAATGCATCTATTCTAATAGTTTCAGACTTTGGGAGATACACAAAGGAGCTGGCTTCCCTGAGGAAAGATGTTGTGGCACCATATGTGCATGTTGTGGATTCCTTCCTTGATGACGATCCACCTGATCCATTTGAGGCTCGTCATACACTGCTTTTCTTTCGAGGCCGTACTGTCAGGAAAGAT GAAGGGAAGATCCGGGCAAAACTTGGGAAGATATTAAAAGGCAAGGAAGGGGTGCGCTTTGAGAATAGCATTGCCACGGGCGACGGCATTAAAATA TCTACAGAAGGTATGAGGTCGTCAAAGTTCTGTCTTCACCCTGCtggggacactccttcctcatgCCGCCTGTTTGATGCCATAGTCAGTCATTGTGTTCCTGTGATAGTCAGCAGTCGCATTGAGCTCCCTTTTGAAGATGAGATTGATTACAGTGAGTTCTCCCTTTTCTTCTCAGTTGAAGAAGCTCTAAGACCTGATTACTTGCTGAACCAGCTCAGACAGATCCCCAAAAAGAAGTGGGTTGATATGTGGTTGAAGCTTAAAAATGTCTCTCATCATTATGAATTCCAGTATCCCCCCAGGAAGGGTGATGCGGTGAACATGATATGGAGGCAGGTGAGGCACAAAATCCCTGCAGTTAACCTTGCTATTCACAGGAATAGACGACTAAAAATTCCAGACTGGTGGGGATAA